From a region of the Buchnera aphidicola (Floraphis choui) genome:
- the tsf gene encoding translation elongation factor Ts — protein MKNITTLLIKKLRIKTGAGVIDCKKALIKTQGDIEKSIDFLRKLGRIKAEKKQLFSATNGAIFIDYNSKCAAILELNCETDFVSKENSFISFGRDIINYVITSGIHNNALLQKIFEEKRIDLVSKVNENIVIRRIATLNGNNIGNYLHHNRIGVLVQSTSYDNKKLIKNIAMHIAASKPEYLRSDLIPNYVIEREYKIQLELAMKSKKPESIVEKIVKGRMIKFSNEKTLFGQTFILDPKKTVGDIIIENNIEINSFIRFELGELISNKPC, from the coding sequence ATGAAAAACATTACAACACTTTTAATAAAAAAGTTACGTATTAAAACTGGAGCTGGGGTAATTGATTGTAAAAAAGCATTAATAAAAACACAGGGAGACATAGAAAAATCTATTGATTTTCTTAGAAAATTAGGAAGAATAAAAGCAGAAAAAAAACAATTATTTTCTGCTACTAATGGTGCAATATTTATTGATTATAATAGTAAGTGCGCAGCAATATTAGAATTAAATTGTGAAACTGATTTTGTTTCAAAAGAAAATAGTTTTATTTCTTTTGGAAGAGACATAATAAATTATGTTATTACTTCAGGCATACATAATAATGCATTATTACAGAAAATTTTTGAAGAAAAAAGAATTGATCTAGTTTCAAAAGTAAATGAAAATATCGTAATTCGTCGTATAGCAACATTAAATGGAAACAATATTGGAAACTATTTACATCATAATCGCATTGGTGTATTGGTACAATCCACATCATATGATAATAAAAAACTAATCAAAAACATTGCTATGCATATAGCTGCTAGTAAACCAGAATATTTGAGGTCAGACCTTATTCCTAATTATGTTATAGAAAGAGAATATAAAATACAATTAGAATTAGCTATGAAATCTAAAAAACCTGAATCTATTGTAGAAAAAATAGTTAAAGGAAGGATGATTAAATTTTCTAATGAAAAAACATTATTTGGTCAAACTTTTATTTTAGATCCTAAAAAAACTGTTGGTGATATTATTATAGAAAATAATATTGAAATAAATTCATTTATACGATTTGAATTGGGAGAATTAATTTCTAATAAACCATGTTAA
- the rpsB gene encoding 30S ribosomal protein S2: MSTVSMKDMLKAGVHFGHQTRYWNPKMKSFIFGSKNKVHIINLEITLPMFNLALSELKKIVSKKGKILFVGTKKAASSIVKNSAISCEQFYVNHRWLGGMLTNWKTVRQSIKKLKDLELQSKDGTFNKLTKKEALLRMRALSKLENSLGGIKDMGGLPDALFIIDAEHEKIAIREANNLEIPVFSIVDTNSNPDGVDFVIPGNDDAIRAINLYLSSVSQTILECHRGNQVYENSI; encoded by the coding sequence ATGTCTACTGTGTCAATGAAAGATATGTTAAAAGCAGGTGTGCATTTTGGACATCAAACTCGTTATTGGAATCCAAAAATGAAATCTTTTATTTTTGGATCAAAAAATAAAGTGCATATCATAAATTTAGAAATAACTCTTCCAATGTTTAATCTTGCTTTATCTGAATTAAAAAAAATTGTATCAAAAAAAGGAAAAATACTATTTGTTGGTACAAAAAAAGCAGCTAGTTCAATAGTTAAAAATTCTGCAATATCATGTGAACAATTTTATGTTAATCATCGTTGGTTGGGTGGTATGTTAACAAATTGGAAAACAGTTCGTCAGTCTATAAAAAAATTAAAGGATTTAGAATTACAATCTAAAGACGGAACTTTTAATAAATTGACTAAAAAGGAAGCATTGTTGCGTATGCGAGCATTGTCTAAATTAGAAAATAGTTTAGGTGGAATTAAAGACATGGGAGGTTTACCTGATGCGTTATTTATTATAGATGCAGAGCATGAAAAAATAGCTATTAGGGAGGCAAATAACTTAGAAATTCCAGTATTTTCTATAGTAGATACTAATTCTAATCCTGATGGAGTAGATTTTGTCATTCCTGGTAATGATGATGCTATAAGAGCAATTAATTTGTATTTAAGTTCTGTTTCCCAAACTATTTTAGAGTGTCATCGTGGTAATCAAGTATATGAGAATAGTATTTAA